Proteins encoded together in one Triticum dicoccoides isolate Atlit2015 ecotype Zavitan chromosome 7B, WEW_v2.0, whole genome shotgun sequence window:
- the LOC119335478 gene encoding auxin-responsive protein IAA20-like, with the protein MELELGLAPPNHAGSCGKRGVAEAFGIKKPTLPLFLGDDDDDGGHGHGEDGTGDTRDWEMGSKRRRLVGWPPVKIGHRPRSNGHVKVKMEGVPIGRKVDLSRNASYHQLHHTLRLMFPSSTSHHGDPYAVTYEDGDGDWMLVGDVPWEEFSKSARRLNILMSPPTTTLGTAG; encoded by the exons ATGGAGCTGGAGCTGGGGCTTGCGCCGCCCAACCACGCGGGCTCGTGCGGGAAGAGGGGCGTGGCGGAGGCGTTCGGAATCAAGAAACCCACGCTGCCACTCTTCctgggcgacgacgacgacgacggtggccaCGGCCACGGCGAAGACGGCACTGGCGACACTCGCGACTGGGAGATGGGCAGCAA GAGGAGGAGGCTTGTGGGGTGGCCGCCGGTGAAGATCGGGCACCGTCCGCGCAGCAACGGCCACGTGAAGGTGAAGATGGAAGGGGTGCCCATCGGGAGGAAGGTGGACCTGTCCCGCAACGCCTCCTACCACCAGCTTCACCACACGCTCCGCCTCATGTTCCCATCCTCCACTTCTCACCATGGCGATCCATACGCCGTCACCTACGAGGACGGGGATGGGGACTGGATGCTCGTCGGAGACGTGCCGTGGGA GGAGTTTAGCAAGTCGGCTAGACGGCTCAACATACTCATGTCACCACCGACGACTACACTTGGCACTGCTGGTTGA
- the LOC119335419 gene encoding uncharacterized protein LOC119335419, translating to METRKGWNYDEEYLNPQKGLVDRGWAMLRGWGKTVAKLPDNRCQRHPTWNEATTRGINPSSATTNPTASVIYPPEQYNTGSYCRHCPHCQQEQATTTRQQQQRTPASDAGFVDRVVNLVHRRS from the exons ATGGAGACAAGAAAGGGCTGGAATTACGACGAGGAATATCTGAACCCACAGAAGGGGTTGGTAGATCGGGGTTGGGCAATGTTGAGAGGCTGGGGAAAGACCGTGGCTAAACTTCCTGACAATCGGTGCCAACGCCATCCAACGTGGAATGAGGCCACCACTCGGGGCATCAATCCGTCCTCTGCGACGACGAATCCAACAGCAAG TGTTATCTATCCGCCGGAACAATACAACACCGGCAGCTACTGCAGACACTGCCCGCACTGCCAGCAGGAGCAAGCAACAACAACTCGTCAACAGCAGCAGCGGACACCAGCAAG TGACGCTGGTTTCGTGGATCGGGTTGTCAATTTGGTGCACCGACGATCATAA
- the LOC119341300 gene encoding PE-PGRS family protein PE_PGRS33-like produces MPGGDEPVFRGWEAFAGAGGGFAGMVGRGGNGGAAGRAIGGRGGSGVGARGAAAVGAGVGGQFQFQVGGNGGGGALAGAARRQLPVGGYGGGGMGAAAGVGAAGGAIPAGWLYGGGVREAADMAEHGGAGRAPFVATEGGLRNNDHVLSDGQPWYYGRPIGFWLRPTQQATTGSQPASTTTNSLASVNYDKTNPYRQLLQLHQPNPPPQQTPRRQQRDNDVVNRELNAARGRR; encoded by the exons ATGCCAGGAGGAGATGAGCCAGTTTTCAGAGGTTGGGAGGCGTTTGCAGGTGCAGGCGGAGGGTTCGCAGGTATGGTAGGCAGGGGAGGGAACGGTGGTGCTGCTGGGCGTGCGATTGGAGGTAGGGGAGGGAGTGGTGTTGGAGCCAGGGGAGCTGCAGCCGTGGGTGCAGGCGTAGGAGGACAGTTCCAGTTCCAAGTGGGAGGGAACGGTGGCGGAGGAGCGTTAGCAGGCGCAGCCAGACGACAGTTGCCGGTGGGCGGGTACGGTGGCGGAGGCATGGGGGCTGCAGCCGGCGTGGGTGCCGCCGGAGGAGCGATCCCAGCGGGGTGGTTGTACGGCGGTGGAGTCAGGGAAGCTGCGGACATGGCAGAGCATGGAGGTGCAGGCAGAGCGCCGTTCGTAGCTACGGAAGGAGGGCTCAGAAACAACGACCATGTTCTGTCCGATGGTCAACCGTGGTATTACGGAAGGCCCATAGGTTTTTGGCTGCGTCCTACTCAGCAGGCGACGACAGGCAGCCAGCCAGCCTCTACCACGACGAATTCGCTAGCAAG CGTGAATTATGACAAGACGAACCCCTATCGGCAGCTGCTTCAACTGCACCAGCCCAACCCTCCCCCGCAGCAGACACCACGGCGGCAACAACG TGACAACGATGTCGTGAACCGGGAGCTAAATGCTGCGCGTGGCCGACGATAA